Below is a genomic region from Fibrobacter sp..
AGCCGTAAGGCGGGGCTGGATACGGCCTATTTCTACAACAAGGCGACTTTCGATGGAGACGGCCACTGCACGAATCTGGAAGGGCTTTCCCTGATTACCCAGGCGAAGGGATTCCGTTTGCCCACAGAAGCGGAATGGGTGTATGCGGCGTCCAAGTCCTGGAACCCGAAGGATTCCTGGAACAGCGAGAATTCTGACTACAAGGCCCACGAAGTTTGCAGTAAGCGATCCAAGTCCGAGGGGTTCTGCGACCTTGCGGGAAACGTTCTTGAATGGACAAACGACCTGCTGGGCTTTTACAAGGATACGACCATCATGAACTATGCCGGGGCGCCTGACGTGGGCTTCCGCGGGGAGCGGGTGGTGAAGGGCGGAAGCTTCAGGAATGCGCCCGAGGCGATTACGCTTGTGAGCCGCGGTGACGTGTACGCGGTTGTCTCCGGGACCAGGACGGCGTACGTGGGCTTCCGCCTGGCCTATGGCGCCATTTCCGAGGCTACGTGGTTTTCGCAGGACGGCAGCGCAAACGAGTCCCGCGCCATTGTACTTGCCACCACCCAGAAGATGCGGAACAAGACAGGCACCTACAGGAACAAGCTTGTATTCCGCAACGACATGACGGGGAACTTGGCCTACGTAGACTTTAGCTTTGGCGGGCAGTTGACCGCGGTGGAAATCGCGGATACCATTGACGCCTACCATCCGGATATTTCTCCCGACGGCTCCAAGGTCGCCTTCTGCACTGGCCGCGAAGGCCTCTCGCAAAAATCCAGCTTGTACGTTCGCAATCTGGACGCCTCGGGCAGCGGCCTTGTGAAGCTTGACGTGGAAAGCGCGGCGATTCCCCGCTGGCGCGTCACCGACGCCGGCGACACCGTAATCGTGTACGTCACCAACGCCGGCGACAACTCCGACGCCGCCTCGTTCCTCTCACAAAGCACCTGGCAAGTGTCTTTCGCAGGAGGCAAGTTCGGGGCGACTCAGAAACTTTTCGATGGCGCCTACCACGGCGGCGTCAGCGCAGACAACAGCCTCGCCGTGACAGGCTCCACCAGACTCCGCGCCCGCATTTCCCGCGACGCAACTCCGAAATCCGGTGCGTCCGTCTTGGATACTGTCTGGTACAACGGCGAACAGGCCTGCAACGTCTCCCTCGTCAAGGACGGTTCCAAGCGCTCCCTGTTCCTGGATTTCGCATCCGCCTCGGGCCGCGAGTTCGTAGGCTCCAAGTACCGCGTGCACGAACGCGTCTTCGTCGCAGATTCCAATGGCAAACTCCTGCAGTCCATGGCGGCCCCCGAAGGCTATTCCTTCGACCACACCGAATGGGCCCTGGGCGGCGCATCATCTTTAGCAGCATCCCTGGGCGGCGCATCATCTTTAGCGGCGTCCTCAATGGCGGTTGCCGCCCTTGCCAACGGCAGCGGGGCCCACGCCAAAATCGTCCTGCTGGACTTCGCCGACAGCAGCGTCACGGAACTCACCATGGGGGAGGAACTGTGGCATCCTTGCCTTTGGTCCGCCGCACCCTTCCTCCAGAGCGCAGATGAAACCCTGGACCTGGACAGCGCCGGCGTCTACCTCTCTGAAAATCACGACGAGTACAAGGCCGTGTTCCGCATCCGAATGGAAACCTACTGGAAGCACCTCGACGACACCAAGGTGCTCGTTACCGGAAGTTCCCGCGCGAAGGCGGGTGTCGATCCGGACATGTTCCCTGAATGGAAAATGCTGAACATCGCCGTTACAGGCGTAGACGCCAACCGCGACCTGTCCATTCTCGAAAACTACGTGATGAACCATGCCGACTCCCTGGACGCAATCGTTCTATCCATCGATCTCGACGGCTGGCGAGGTGAACCCGATTTCTGGACCATGATCAAGAACGGCGCTCCCGGCTACATCTACGACGAAAACCATGGGTTCTGGGCTGACTCCATACCGGCGAACTTCCTGAGGGCGGTCAGCGAATCTTTCCCCGCCGAAGCCTACGTGTCCAACCAGTTCACGGAACGCGGCGGAAGCTCCATGCCCGCGAGAAGCTGGGACTCCGAAGGCGTCCAGTTCTATTTCGACTCCACCTTCACCGATGCCGAAAACAAGTCCCTGGATTCCTACCTAGGCCGCCTTGTGGCCCTTGCAGACCAGGCCGCAGAAAAGAAAATCTACCTTATCGGAATTCTGTTCCCCCAGTCCCCGCGGTACAAGAACACCGGAAGCCTCGGCATCTGCGGAATGCAGCGTAGCGAGGCTGCAGAAAAAATCGCCTGGCTGGATTCTGTAGCCCAGGAAAAACCTTACTTTGTATTTGTTGATGAAAACAAGATGGGTGACCACGACTACACCGACGAAATGGCCTACAACATGGACCACCTATCTCCCGCCGGGGCCGCGCAGCTTACCACCCGCCTGGACTCCCTGCTGAAAACCTTGAAATAGGGCCCTTCTGCGCGAATATCTCAAATCAAAAAAAAGTTTAACATTTCTTTGTCTGCAAAAAAATCTTGTAATAGGCTATATTTTCCCCTGGCCCGAAAAGGGCCGGTTGTTCCTGGCTAGGTCACGGTGTATTGGATGGATTTATAGGCCGCAAGCGGGAACGGAATCTAGGAGTATAATATGAGAAAGCTTAACTTTGGCGAACAGGCTCTCGTTAGCAAGCTGATCGCAAATTCCGCAGACGCTACTGCAAACTTCCCCATCAAGGCACTGGAATCCGCTTTCCAGGATAACAAGGTCACCTTCCATAACGACGAAGTACCTTATTTCAATTTCTATGTGAACGAAGGCAAGGAAGAAACCGTCAAGGAAAACTCCAAGCGCTTCATCAACAAGATCCTTGAAGCCATCTCCCTGGTGGACACCCTCAAGGCCGAAGGCCTCGTTGTCGAACTGGTTTCCGACAAGGAAAAGGGCATTACCTTCGGCGACGACGTCGCCTACGTTTCCGCCGGCCTTGTGGAAGTGCGCGTGTTCATCGAAGCTGGCCTCATCGCTGAAAAGCTGGTCGCCTTCGTGAACAACTCCGTGTACGTTACCGAAAGCCTCAAGGAACTCCAGGCTAACGAATTCAAGACCTTCGAAGACAACATGCTGGAAGAAGCCAAGAAGCAGACCAAGAAGACCGGCAAGGCCGTTCTCCTCGCATTCTTCGCTGTAGTCATCGCCATCGCAGGCGTGGTCCTTTCCTCCGGCGTTCTCGGCGGCAAGAAGTCCGACGCCGGCGACTGCCCCATGAAGCAGTCCATGGAAGCAATCCAGACCTCTATCGAAGGCAAGATCCTCCCGGCAATTACCGAAGTCAAGACCGAAGTCACTGGCGTCAAGGATGCAGTCAACAACCTGGATGCAGAACCGGTGAACCTGTCTGAACTTCAGAAGGATTCCGAAGAAGCCGCCCCCAAGAAGGACGATTCCAAGAAGAAGTCCAAGAAGCGCAAGCGCAAGTAGTCCGCTCCCTCGGTCATCCTGGAGCGAAGCGATAGGATCCAAAGCATAAAAGAAACCCGACGTCCAAGCGGCCGCCGGGATTTTTATATATATTTCAAACAAAATCTCACCTGGTTAGGAGTTTATATGAGCATTCTGAAAAATCACTGGCGCAAGCTTGTCGTAGCAGCCTTTGCCACTCTCTGGACATCCTGTAACGACGATTCCCCCTCCAAACCCGTTGTCAACGATCCCGATTCCGATACCCAGGTGACCAGCTCCAGCAGCGAACCTGAATCCAGCAGTTCCGAGGAAGACACCGACACAATTCCGAAATATGACGACTCGTGGGAACGGTGGGAAACCCTCTACGGCATTCCCGATCCGACATCTTCCAGCGCCGCCAATGAAGGTGTAATCCCCGAATGCGTAGCCACCGTGCGAGAGAAACATGAGTATCCCGCCTGCGACGGTGAATTCTGCCCTGAATACGGCGCCATGATCGTGGAAGAAAGAGTCTGCGAATGTGACGACGGCAATACGTACACCTATACCGAATACATGGAAAAGTTCGGTGTATCCGCCATGTACGTGGCGAACCATTGCGTCGCCAACAAAACGACTGACAAAGACCCCGCCGACGACAAGCCCGTCGTAGAACCCGCCGAAGAATAAACCTACTTCGTCATCCTGGATTCTATCGTTCGCGATGCTCACTCCAGAATGACATCATTAACGCGACATTGTCATCCTGGAGCGAAGCGATAGGATCCAAAGCATTAAAGAAATCCCGACGGCCAAGCGGCCGCCGGGAAATTTTTTTTGCGCAGTTTTTTCGTGCGAATTTTGGGCTGTATGACAAACGCATACGTTTGTATATCAAGTGTTGCAACAGAGTGTTTTACTTCAAAAACTTTCTAAAAAAGATTGAATACAAACTCTTGGATTGCCAAAAGACAAGGGCTATATTTGCGCACGGGGAAAAATTAGCTGGGGGTAGGGGCTGCTAGGAGGCTTCCATTCACATGCTGGTTTAAAAGTCCTTGTGTTACAAGAGACATCCTTGCGTACTGCGAGTGCAGTGCGGCTTTCAAGTTATACCCTTTTCACCTTTATGAAAAGGCTTGTGGAGAAGAAAAGAACATGAAGAAAATCCTATTGCTTGCACTTATGGTACTTGCGTCCATGGGCTTTGCTGCAGATAAGTTCCAGGTTGTTGGCCGCAACTATTTTGGTAGCACATTTGAACCTAGATTCTATATAAAGAATGTCAGCGGACGCACTGTTAATGGTTTCAAAATTTATGCATATTACGCTGCTCTTGATTACTCCGTTGAACCGGAACTTGATGGAAGCTACGAGATTAAAGACGATCCTGCCAAAAAAGATTATAAACATGACTTGGAAGGTCGCGTTCACAAGGTTCGCTTAATTTTCGATAATACGGTTCTCAAGAATGGGGAAGAGTATCATCCCAATACAGATAATAGATTCTTTGTCATTAGAACAAAGGCTGGTCAAAAAAAGACGACCACGTGGCATGAATTTCCTGAAAGCCGTACGAGCATGAAAAATATTGTGATTGAAGATTTGAATGGAAACATCCTGTATGGTGAACATCCCGATATGAATAAAAAGCGAGTTGCTATGCTTAATAGCTTGATCAGCTGCCCTAGTGGAAATGCTTATGATGGAGTTATTCATATTGATGCTGAAAATACGCGCAGCGATTCAAAGTTTGATAAAGGTGATAAGCATCCGATTGGTGTAGTCGTCAATAATGGCGACGTCAATTTTTATTACTGCGCAGAATCTTATTCGAAACTTCCCGGTGCAAAATTCAATTATGCTGTGATTAGCCTTGATGATGCTTGCCCGGTAAATAGCTATCGTGTCAAGCGTCACCACGATGCCGATGATTCCAAGCCGAATAACTATACAAATGGTATTGACTGGGCTAATAGCTTTGGCAAGGATGTTGATCTTTACTTCTGCTTTGTTCCTGCAGCATCTAACGCTCAAGTAGATTACCCTGTGGACAAGAAGTATGGCCTTTTTGCCAATTATGAATCTGACAACATTATCTTTAGCCGACTCAAGGTTGATGATGAAGACTGGAGTAACGGAAATTCCTGGTGGTATTCAACTGCGGCTGAAAAGTATAAGAGCGATATCAAGAAAATTATGGATGGCAGCGACAACACCTACTACCGCCTTGTAAAATGGGAAAATGCATCTGCAGCAAAGGCTGTTGCAAAGAACGTCGTTGTTTCTGCAGAACAGTCTAGCAATGTGAACGTCCCGGCTGCAGCAAAGCCTGTTGCAACCGCCGCTGCAAAGCCTGTTGCAATCGCCGCTGCAATCAAGGGCCTTACCCGCGAAGCATTGAGTGTTGAACTGAAGACCGCTGGCGACGTTGAAGTCTCCCTCGTGGGCATCAACGGCAAAGTGTTTGCAAAGTTCTCCG
It encodes:
- a CDS encoding TIGR02171 family protein; its protein translation is MLAVAAAVSLVACDTNKSNGPDLSRYPLEKLDGFIFVQSSGDSTVLGTNDSLAKPSERPLMKVAFDYDFWLGEHEVTCGEYAELMDVSCEEKDLPVVDVTYFDAVYFANAKSRKAGLDTAYFYNKATFDGDGHCTNLEGLSLITQAKGFRLPTEAEWVYAASKSWNPKDSWNSENSDYKAHEVCSKRSKSEGFCDLAGNVLEWTNDLLGFYKDTTIMNYAGAPDVGFRGERVVKGGSFRNAPEAITLVSRGDVYAVVSGTRTAYVGFRLAYGAISEATWFSQDGSANESRAIVLATTQKMRNKTGTYRNKLVFRNDMTGNLAYVDFSFGGQLTAVEIADTIDAYHPDISPDGSKVAFCTGREGLSQKSSLYVRNLDASGSGLVKLDVESAAIPRWRVTDAGDTVIVYVTNAGDNSDAASFLSQSTWQVSFAGGKFGATQKLFDGAYHGGVSADNSLAVTGSTRLRARISRDATPKSGASVLDTVWYNGEQACNVSLVKDGSKRSLFLDFASASGREFVGSKYRVHERVFVADSNGKLLQSMAAPEGYSFDHTEWALGGASSLAASLGGASSLAASSMAVAALANGSGAHAKIVLLDFADSSVTELTMGEELWHPCLWSAAPFLQSADETLDLDSAGVYLSENHDEYKAVFRIRMETYWKHLDDTKVLVTGSSRAKAGVDPDMFPEWKMLNIAVTGVDANRDLSILENYVMNHADSLDAIVLSIDLDGWRGEPDFWTMIKNGAPGYIYDENHGFWADSIPANFLRAVSESFPAEAYVSNQFTERGGSSMPARSWDSEGVQFYFDSTFTDAENKSLDSYLGRLVALADQAAEKKIYLIGILFPQSPRYKNTGSLGICGMQRSEAAEKIAWLDSVAQEKPYFVFVDENKMGDHDYTDEMAYNMDHLSPAGAAQLTTRLDSLLKTLK